The nucleotide sequence CAGCACGCATTACATATAATTGATGTACCTTATTGTTTGATTTCTTTGATCTCAGCTTGTTTTTAACACTCGGCcaaattgtttgtttgtttgtatgtatgtatgtatgtatgtgtgtaggAAGAGATTGAAATTTAATATTGGTAGGTTTGACTTCTTGCCCAGTTGCCTGCCAAAAATCGTTGGCGGATGGCTTCTGTTAATAATTAGACGTGTGTACTGGCTGCCGCCGTGGTCCTTTGTTCGGCCTGCTGCTTTGATTTCTTGTTCGGCCTCCCGTGGACTTTGATGATTACTTAAATTAGACATGATTGAGCCCTTTGATTTTCGTAGTgacattttattgtttattgacGTCACCAAGTTCTTTTGTTCATGGTGTTGTAGTTGGATAACTAAATGATTTTTCGATTTGAATGAGATTTTGCAAGAGTAATCATTATTCAACGGTGCCCTTCAAAATGATTGGTTTGGATCATCAAGAATCTTGTTAAATGTGCTCAAACGAGTACCTAGAAAGTAAGTTAGTGCTTCAAAATGATCGGTTTGGATCATCGATATTTCAAGAGTTTATAATACTACATATAAATTTGAGTGAACTCATTCCAAATAAAGTAGTCCATAAAACTTCACATGTATTCAattatgatttgatttttaaGTACTTTAAAACGTGAAgaattttgattgatttgaaGGGATTTTAGGAAATCACGCCTCTTCCCTAAGCTCTTTTGTGTTTAAACTTGAAATGTTACGGTGTATTAGTGCAACGTCCAAAACTTCAGAGACTTTTGTGAAGTACTAGTGAAATGACCTTAACGTTCCAAGAGCAAGGAAATAGaataccaaaaacaaaaactcaaacCCCCTATTTAGGCAGGGAACACGTTTCGACCATCAGATGGAAAGAAGCAGTTGGCCGAGACTTTATAGTAAATTTTCCattttagaccatctccaatggttgggctaaaagccaaatatttTAGTCTGTAAAATTTAACTTTTAGcctagaaacagtttttctgctccaaccgttctagcctaaaattttagcattattaaagaatgaacttaggctattttgtttgttaaattaatttttttaaataaatatgtagactatcgtaaattaattttatgaacattttaatctaagaaaatttaaattccgataaagaAAACGTTGCAGCTATAGATAATGCtaggaaaatcaaaattttaaacaaaattttgtaaaccaaatgatgtagttgttaatgattggattatcatttaagtgttgattaatatgtttaattgctattagtgacacatgacttaatttacaaatttagtttaaaattttgatttccatAGCATTATCCTAAACTTATTAATTATTTCTACGGCTAGAAAAGTAGCCGTGTGTGCAGAGCAGATGCTAAAGTCCAAGTTGTCCTTATGTTCAgagtcccaaattccaagttgaCTTTTACTTGTACTGTGCACAAGAAAAACAGGGAggatcttatttattttttttcaaatttattaataaattaattatttttgccCATGtggaattttattttatcctcAGTCATGTAGACTCATTGGCTCGGAATATCGAATACGAAAcctttcatattttttatttattgaggAGCCGCACTTCACACTTTTATCATTGGACCACttgttatgatttttatttaatataatttggATAATGGTTCCCGGTCAACAAATGAGTTTGGACTGCCAAGTATTTTGCCATAGGCACCTTTTATATTTATTGCCACCTACTGCTGTTGAAGAACTTTacattttatcattttatttagttaatttttaTGCAAATATTCTATTTTAAAAACGAGAGGATAATCTATTTTTGACCTCTAAAACATATGTTTTTGCTAAGGATGGtcaattgataaaaaaatgaaatggaaTTTACCAAGCgttgaaaaataaaaggattatcTCTTCTTCTAGGAAATTAAGGGCAAATAATTATTCTATTTTAAAAGCGAGAGGATAATCTACTTTTGACCTCTAAAACAGATGTTTTTGCTGAGGATGGTCAATTGATAAATTGATAAATTGATAATGAAATGAAATGGAATTTACCAAgcgttgaaaaataaaaaggattatCTCTTCTAGGAAATTAAGGGCAAATAATTATTCTATTTTAAAAGCAAGAGGATAATCTACTTTTGACCTCTAAAATAGATGTTTTTGCTAAGGATGGTCAATTGATAACAAAATGAAATGGAATTTACCAAGCgttagaaaaataaaaggattatcTCTTCTTCTAAGAAATTAAGGGCAAATAATTATTTTGGACTGGCTACATTGTATAACTGTTTATAGTCAATTCAAagagtacaaaaataaaaagattataAACTATTCTAATAAGCAATTTCCATTTTTGGACTCATTAGgagaaaatttatttttctaatagTCAGTCCAAAAGTTTCTAATAATCAATCTCCCTAGTAGTTGATCAACTTCTAGAAAAGTtttcatttattattatttttatatgctCAATGAATTACATATTTTATGGTTTAGGCACATGTTccgattaaaaatattttccaaaATTCATTGGCCACAGCCTTGTTCCGTCTTGGGGAAGGTGGTCCATTCTCATAGCCTTCATGTTTCTCATGGATTTTGACGCAGATTTGTTTTTTGATTTTAGTATTTTCGTCAATAAATGCCTTCTTGTTATTAGGTATAAGTTCATTTGGTTTTGGAGTCCTTTTTTTAGTCTTATAAGTTTGGATGTGAATTAATGATTTAAGATTTGAATGTGTTCCTTTTATTCTCTGACATGTCTCGCTCTCAAATCTACCTTTTATAGTGTGGAAattaatttggcaaaaaaaaaatatgtatttcaCAAAACTAGTAGACTCACAAATACAACCTTGTCAATAATATTAACCATTACATTTGAGACTTATTTTGAGTTTACATCCCTTAATTTCATTTGATAAACAATATAGTTATTTTAGAATTTCTGCAAACATTGTTAACATGAGTGAAAGAGATGCGGAGAAAAAAATCTCGATTTCTTACTGATTTGAGAATCTTGTTACAAAGTTGTGCAATGGCTCAATATGTATAGTGAACTTAACTGTAACTAGGCACTAGGAACATGTAAAATACGTGCTATTATGCTAGATTACACACCCCAATCGatttagaaaaataattgagcttttttattttgttttgttcttctttttaaACCTCGACAGCATGGagaaatttattttgttcttaataCAAACGCTAGTGAAGGAATAGACTTTTGAGACCTGAGGAGTTATAAAGGTGAATACTCTTAACCAACTGATCTACAAGCCCCTTGCAAAAATAATTGAGTTCTATGAGCGGATATCCATCGTAATGTTATATATTATCTAAATGAGGAACAAACAGATattcaacaagaaaaaaaaaatattggagaGGGCtaataaaatttgacaaaatgTTCTTAGAAATTACGTAGATGGAGTTCTGGGAAGTCCACATCTGAACTGCTCCAAATACAatgtttttaacttttcatAGCACTATAAAAACAGGCAATGGTCGAAGTTCAATCCAAGTAAAACGTTCTCTCCTCATTTAATCTAATTTGTTCAGTTGTACGTTGCTAgctctttgtttttcaatggctAAAACAGCTCCAGTAGTTTTGACCCAAAACATTTCTGATACCCAAAGGGCCACCTCCTTTAATCATTCAACTGATTCCTCTAGCATCAACTGCCAAATGCACTCCATTTCAGCTACTGATGATGAAATCCCCACCATTGATTACAGCATGATCTTCTCTGGTGATGTCGATCAACGACTCAAGGCCCTCCAATATCTTGCCTATGTTTGTGAGGAGTACGGCTTTTTTTATGTATGGAATTCCTCTCATCTACACACATTACACCTGTATGCACAATTTAATTTAACCGACTAAAGTTTCTTAAACACGTGTATTATATAACACACACATAGAGCTTCAAGTGTGTTTCAGATGTTCACAGAGACGAGATACTGATTACCCACTCTACCAAAACTTCTATGGCACGGGGATGCCATGGTGGAAATATCCCATAGTTtactaaaagaaaataaaattataattaattatggaACTAAGCAGATCAGTTTTTATAAACCCACGAGAATATAACAAAGAAGGGTACGTGTTGCGTTTTATTCTATGACATTTTTTGTCTTGTGCACAAAGAAATGCATGTTTCtatttctatttctttttttttttcatgtcaaTAAAGTTTTCCTTATTCCGTCctaggtttttattttattttgtataaaaaaGTAGGTTTTCTGAGGATGTACTAAACAATTTGCCAGCTGATAAATCATGGTTTGCCGGATAGCGTACTTGACAAAGCACTGAAGGGAGTTTCCGAATTCTTTAATCTGACGGAGGAGGAAAAGTTGGAGTATGAGAAGAAGGATTCAGCAGATAGGATCAGATGGGGGCTAGGTTTCTCACCTGGGGATCATGAAGCTGTCAAGCGGGAGTATCTCAAAGTTCTCCCACATCCAAAGTTTCAAGGGCCTGACAAACCAGCAGGTTTCAGGTATAAGAAAATAGTTGTGTTTGAGTTTATAAGAAATTCGTCGCTGCTTCATTGCTAGAATTTCCAATgcacaaaaaaaatcaagaatttCCAAAGTTATTTCCTTTCTATAAAGATTctacaaaagcaaaaacaagacCTTACTTGTTCTGCGAGCAACCTCATAGTGTTTTTACATCGTCCACATAGATTCTataattgtgtttttttttatgattactTTCGTTCTTATATTCAATATAATGCAACTTTGGGTTGAAAATTTTGAGGGTAAAGCATATAAATTCACTTTTATGATGTATATTCTAATTAGCTTCGTAACTACTGgcctttcaaaattttcttttatgtgTTACAGCAAGTCTTTGGAAGATTATTACCAAAGGGACCGAGAGGTGATGATAAACTTGGCAAAGGCAGTATCAAAAACATTGGGATTCGAAGAAAATTACTTAGAAAAGGAACTAGGGTTGGAAATTGGCGCCGATGTTTCTGCAATGAACGTGTATCCCCCCTGGTTTAAATCAAACACTCCAATCGGTCTGCCGGCGCATCACGATCCTGGCTACCTAGTTTCCCTTGTACAAAACGTCAACGGCGGTCTCCAATTACACTATAAGCAAAAGTGGATCAATGTTCAAATGCCTTCTAATTCGATTTTTGTTAATATTGGGGATCATCTTGAGGTAAATATGCATTAGTTGTATACCTTAAGCCCATAATTTCTTTTTGGACATGCGATAATATGGTAACATAATCAACCATGTTAATTACATTGCTGACCCATATCTTATAGAGATGAGGCCGCCGGTGCTCGTTTGCATACGCGAACCAACCCAACAAACAAGGAAATAATGTCTCTTGGACATTGAGAAGAGTAGTGCTAGGCTACCGTATTTTCTATATCATACTTGtaccatctctctaatagaggtaTGGTCACCTACACATATAGGTCTCATCTTTATTAGAGAGGCAGTACAAATGtgatatgaaaaatatgataagaTTAGCATTTTTGTATTGATAATGACTCACGCCGTATGAAGGGAAACCTTATATGTGCCATATTTATTGCTCACATACTATATTAGTCTTATCTTTCACAAAGATCGAACCTATGAACTAATGGATTCGACTTACTAGAGGTATGAACATATGGGGTTCCATATAGTATTTCCTCAATGCAATTATGACGGTTCATTTTCCGTACTACTCAATAACCCGGACAATTGAAGTGCAATTACATTTTTAGTACAAAACTTAGAATAAAGTAAAGAAGATAAGTATCCAAGTTTGTTAATGTATAACTAAGCTAATTTTGAttcaaatattgcttgtattaTAATAGGTTTTAACTAATGGGAAGTACAAGAGTCCTATGCATCGTGTGATCCTAAACAACAAGGTTACAAGAGTCTCTGTGGCCACAGTACACGGACCATCACACAACACATTCGTGAAACCAGTTCCAGAGTTTGTGGACGAGTCTCACCCGCCAAAATACCGAGGGATGATATACAAGGACTCCTTGGAAGCCAATGGTTACCATGAGATTGATGGAAAATCATGCCTACAACAACTTCGGATATGAATTAAGCAGCTAGGTATTTAAGCTTAAAGCTGGCACAGAGATGTCGTgtgctaaaatatttaaataatgtgTGTGTTTCTTTTATGAAGTAATCAATGTAATTGATCCTAAAAACAATATTTTGTTATGGTGCTAATTAATAATGAATAAGGTATTGCAGAAGTTGCCACACTTTGGCTTGTGTGTCGCAATTTTACTAGTAATAGCTACGCCATCATAAATCACGTTTGTTTCGTGTTGTTGTACCTTAGTAGTCGTACTGGTGGATAGGGTATTTCTTTTGAACTCACTGCATTTCAGATTCAAATTCTTACCCTCTTTTAGTGTATATTAGAACAGTGATATCGCTTGTAATAAAGTGTATTGAAAAAGCCCTCTCCCATTGCTGATGTGTGATTATTATTTCGTTCCTAATCATTTGGTTTTGGTGTTTAACAACTCGGGTTTGTGCATTTTGATATTAAATAATttcctttttagttttttttttcacttaataTTAAATAATGTAACTCAACACTAACTAAGAGACTTTAATCTTTTGTGTCTGTTACCCAATTAACTAAGGACCTAAACTGCCTTTAAGCCCAAAGGAGAAGTTTCATCGATTCTATGTGTTAATTTAATACTTTCTGATTActtaattaatataatcaattaATTCCATCATCCCTTACTTATCtcatcgttttaggttctaattagcgaggTAATAAGGTGATTGGTATCAATACAATTGGTTAGAACTTTTataatcacttagtgaattaaaacttacttttagtTCTCCCTTACATCGACAATTATGTGATGAATCATCAAGAGGAACCACACAAGCCAAAAATGGCATCTAGCCatgtgtcatggctacccaatcATTCTCTAATTTATTACTCTCAATCATGTTATTAGGGTACGGTTAATTTTATGTCAAATCACTATTGGAATCATTCTAacttatatgattctattgagacATATAGGAATGTCTTCCTTTATTATGCTCGATACTTCAGCCAaagattcctgaatcatatcATAGATTATTCTTCTTCTCATACTGAGGATTAGAAATTCCTTGTTGAACATTCAAATCTATCTGAGAATAAGTTAGTGACCacaacaatgcatagaacatATCCAATATGAGATTTGGTCATGTCTCATTGTCATTGATTAGCAAGGTATCCTCatgacaactatgatgtctttggtcaaaggattacttgcATTATTCCAACTTGTTGGGTTGCTTGCTTAACATGTATGTGGAATTTCATGTGagtacttttttttattgtattcAATGAGCTCATTCCCTTAACAAGCACCTACATACTAGTCTTAGTGTCCCTACACGAGTGGTTTCAGACGGGCCATCCTCCTATTGAAGTAGATATAGTATGTACTAATATATCTGGATTTGGATTGTCAGAAGGACAGAGAACCTTTTAGGATTATGATTATGGAAATGCCTCATTAGTCAAACCTCTTAACATTACTTCTTCGAttaatccattgtccatggattcactactTGAACACATATTGTTTAATTGACATAGTCCTAAATAGGGCTTTACTTGTGTATTTCATTAGTCATCACCAAATATTTCGACATTATCTTGAAAGGTTTCTTctcaagattgactttcagggcatatctctAACAATACGATCATTCCA is from Malus sylvestris chromosome 5, drMalSylv7.2, whole genome shotgun sequence and encodes:
- the LOC126621276 gene encoding 2-oxoglutarate-dependent dioxygenase 19-like, whose amino-acid sequence is MAKTAPVVLTQNISDTQRATSFNHSTDSSSINCQMHSISATDDEIPTIDYSMIFSGDVDQRLKALQYLAYVCEEYGFFYLINHGLPDSVLDKALKGVSEFFNLTEEEKLEYEKKDSADRIRWGLGFSPGDHEAVKREYLKVLPHPKFQGPDKPAGFSKSLEDYYQRDREVMINLAKAVSKTLGFEENYLEKELGLEIGADVSAMNVYPPWFKSNTPIGLPAHHDPGYLVSLVQNVNGGLQLHYKQKWINVQMPSNSIFVNIGDHLEVLTNGKYKSPMHRVILNNKVTRVSVATVHGPSHNTFVKPVPEFVDESHPPKYRGMIYKDSLEANGYHEIDGKSCLQQLRI